A region from the Paenibacillus humicola genome encodes:
- a CDS encoding LacI family DNA-binding transcriptional regulator — protein MASISDVARHAGVSVTTVSKVINNYPDVSEKTRKKVNEAITLLRFEPNVVARGLVKKRSWTVGILLYNMMTNPFVAELTAGMKKALETSGYDLLHLSADFDDPHYSIVRHCASRNVDGIVVFGIGREHRMLLDLLQAEIPAMFVDTDLIGRRAGYITADNRDGIFKVMEHLAGLGHRRIAFISGNLGYVAGHNRFEGYRQGLAHFGLPYYTHYVEVCDFTMECAYTAMQRLLLLPERPTAVVCTSDLMAIGAMEAAHDAGMKVPGDVSVVGFDNTAFASVVKPALTTVNQNIFAIGEKAVGHLLEMIDNPDYSPPVHIEPVELVVRKSTAPPLIL, from the coding sequence TTGGCTTCGATTTCGGATGTGGCCCGGCATGCGGGGGTATCGGTAACGACGGTTTCCAAGGTGATCAACAATTACCCGGACGTCAGCGAGAAAACCCGCAAAAAAGTAAACGAAGCGATCACCCTCCTCCGTTTCGAGCCCAATGTGGTGGCGCGCGGGCTTGTGAAAAAACGATCCTGGACGGTCGGCATCCTGCTGTACAATATGATGACCAATCCGTTCGTGGCCGAGCTGACGGCCGGCATGAAGAAGGCGCTGGAAACGAGCGGCTACGATCTGCTTCATCTGTCTGCGGATTTCGACGACCCGCATTATTCCATCGTCCGGCACTGCGCAAGCCGCAACGTGGACGGCATCGTCGTCTTCGGCATCGGCCGCGAGCACCGGATGCTGCTGGACCTGCTGCAGGCGGAAATTCCGGCGATGTTCGTCGATACCGATCTGATCGGCCGGCGGGCCGGCTACATCACGGCGGATAACCGGGACGGCATCTTCAAGGTGATGGAGCATCTGGCGGGGCTTGGCCACCGGCGGATCGCTTTCATATCCGGGAATCTCGGCTACGTGGCGGGGCACAACCGGTTTGAAGGCTACAGGCAGGGGCTGGCGCATTTCGGACTTCCTTACTATACCCATTACGTGGAAGTGTGCGATTTTACGATGGAATGCGCTTATACGGCCATGCAAAGGCTGCTTTTGCTGCCGGAACGGCCGACGGCCGTCGTCTGCACGTCCGATCTGATGGCGATCGGAGCGATGGAGGCGGCCCATGACGCGGGGATGAAGGTGCCCGGCGACGTATCCGTCGTCGGGTTCGACAATACCGCGTTCGCATCCGTAGTGAAGCCGGCGCTGACAACGGTAAACCAGAACATTTTCGCGATCGGCGAGAAAGCGGTCGGCCATTTGCTGGAAATGATCGACAACCCGGATTACTCCCCGCCCGTGCATATCGAGCCGGTTGAGCTCGTCGTCCGCAAATCGACGGCACCGCCGCTGATCCTATGA
- a CDS encoding NHLP leader peptide family RiPP precursor, with amino-acid sequence MMSLDSLKLQILQKAWDDPAFKQELLTNPKKAIRDAVGVDIPAHIEVKALEEKPGLFYLVVPQPPEETADGRSDVGAAW; translated from the coding sequence ATGATGTCACTCGACTCGCTAAAGCTTCAAATTTTACAGAAAGCCTGGGATGACCCGGCATTCAAGCAGGAACTGCTTACAAACCCGAAGAAGGCCATCCGGGATGCGGTTGGAGTGGACATCCCGGCACACATCGAAGTGAAGGCGCTGGAGGAAAAGCCCGGCCTCTTCTATCTGGTCGTCCCTCAGCCGCCGGAAGAAACGGCCGACGGCCGGTCAGATGTCGGTGCCGCCTGGTAG